From a single Vibrio chagasii genomic region:
- the galE gene encoding UDP-glucose 4-epimerase GalE, with amino-acid sequence MNVLVTGGMGYIGSHTSIQMINAGMTPVLFDNLYNSKPSVLERIEKVSGVRPVFVEGDIRNKALLAETMKQHNIEAVIHFAGLKAVGESVEKPLEYYDNNVNGTLVLVDAMREANVKTLVFSSSATVYGDPATVPITEDFPTSATNPYGRSKLMVEECLTDFQKANPDWSITLLRYFNPVGSHPSGELGEDPQGIPNNLMPFVSQVAVGRREFLSVFGSDYPTKDGTGVRDYIHVMDLSDGHIAALEKVGRKDGLHIYNLGTGNGSSVLDMVKAFEQASGKEIPYKLVERRAGDIAECWADPAKAQKELGWNATRTLTEMTEDTWRWQSTNPNGFPG; translated from the coding sequence ATGAATGTTTTAGTTACAGGCGGCATGGGTTACATCGGTAGCCACACAAGTATCCAGATGATTAACGCAGGCATGACGCCTGTCCTTTTTGATAACTTATACAACAGTAAACCAAGCGTATTAGAGCGTATCGAGAAGGTATCTGGTGTTCGCCCAGTGTTCGTTGAAGGTGACATTCGCAATAAAGCGCTATTAGCGGAAACAATGAAACAACACAACATCGAAGCAGTTATCCACTTTGCAGGCTTGAAAGCGGTAGGTGAGTCTGTAGAGAAGCCTCTTGAATACTACGATAACAATGTTAACGGCACTTTAGTGCTTGTGGATGCTATGCGCGAAGCGAATGTTAAAACGTTAGTCTTCAGCTCATCAGCAACCGTGTACGGTGATCCTGCAACTGTGCCTATTACTGAAGACTTCCCGACAAGTGCGACGAACCCTTATGGCCGCAGTAAACTAATGGTTGAAGAGTGTCTAACGGATTTCCAAAAAGCGAATCCAGACTGGAGCATTACGCTACTTCGTTACTTTAATCCAGTGGGCTCACACCCAAGTGGTGAACTAGGTGAAGATCCACAAGGTATTCCAAACAACTTGATGCCGTTTGTTTCGCAAGTTGCCGTTGGCCGACGCGAATTCTTGTCTGTATTTGGCAGCGACTATCCAACGAAAGATGGTACCGGTGTTCGTGATTACATCCACGTAATGGATCTGTCAGACGGCCACATCGCAGCACTTGAGAAAGTAGGGCGCAAAGATGGTCTGCACATCTACAACCTTGGTACAGGTAACGGTTCTAGTGTTTTAGACATGGTTAAGGCGTTTGAACAAGCAAGTGGTAAGGAAATCCCTTATAAGCTTGTCGAGCGACGCGCAGGTGACATCGCAGAATGCTGGGCGGATCCTGCTAAAGCTCAGAAAGAACTTGGTTGGAACGCGACACGTACACTGACAGAAATGACAGAAGATACATGGCGCTGGCAGTCCACAAACCCTAATGGTTTCCCAGGCTAA
- a CDS encoding TonB-dependent hemoglobin/transferrin/lactoferrin family receptor, whose amino-acid sequence MYKQSLLSASIVLALSSTSALAEDYALFDEVVVSATRTEQSKADVSSSIESVSSADIDNQMSNDIKQALQYTPGVEAQGSGRFGISGFNIRGVEGDRVKLMVDGVQQPTPYNPGASEQRKYSNAIEVDTLSVIEVNKGPASTLYGSDAIGGAVLLRTKNPEDMLRTDGDENRFGIKSSYTSADEQFKNTLSWAMRKDKLETIVMATYAQGHETETHSSGSDVEGPDRGAANPADTELSNFLAKAFYNVSDSNRIGLTVEHYQRQYDEDELNYNGYQLMPGFVYTDNYNEDTNKRFRATLEQQLKLNSSIADSLDWSLSYQDSSTLNKNYDTTGFNGRRLRERDASDVNMQVDTQLSKLVNISGADHEFTYGFTYLQNDFELDNTDHKFDRGTVTPGSTGIPDAKITQWGVFLQDQAFFMDDKLIVTGGLRYDSFVADPSTDEGYTTEYDKNEDDAFTAKLGSVYHINDSLSVFGQIGQGFKAPSVYDLYYFYNQGAIVEANPNLKAERSLSYELGLRGNNQYARFELSTFYTDYTDFINETKTGEQGGKDVFTKENLDEVTIYGAEFSSTINLDTLFDAPYGTYTRLAVAYADGEDKKTGKSIDSVAPLTSTIGFGVERDNFGSALNVKMVASKDDWNSDDNVDVSGYTVVDLTAYYRPMTDLTLRAGLFNALDKKYWLYSDMSGSAHDSQFNTDIKSQPGRNWGLSANYEF is encoded by the coding sequence ATGTATAAGCAATCCCTACTCTCTGCTTCAATCGTTTTAGCGCTTTCATCAACTTCAGCCTTAGCTGAAGATTATGCCCTATTTGACGAGGTTGTTGTATCGGCAACTCGTACTGAACAAAGCAAAGCTGATGTTTCAAGCTCTATTGAATCAGTATCTTCGGCAGATATTGATAATCAAATGTCCAACGACATAAAGCAAGCCCTTCAGTACACACCTGGCGTAGAAGCTCAAGGTAGTGGCCGTTTTGGTATTTCAGGCTTTAATATTCGTGGTGTCGAAGGTGACCGCGTTAAATTAATGGTAGATGGTGTGCAACAACCTACTCCATATAACCCTGGTGCATCTGAACAGCGTAAATATTCAAACGCGATTGAAGTAGACACATTGAGTGTCATTGAGGTGAATAAAGGGCCCGCTTCTACGCTTTATGGCTCTGATGCTATTGGTGGTGCGGTACTGCTGAGAACAAAGAACCCAGAGGATATGCTTAGAACTGACGGTGATGAAAACCGTTTTGGTATCAAATCTAGCTACACTTCTGCTGATGAACAGTTTAAGAACACCCTTTCTTGGGCCATGCGTAAAGATAAGCTAGAAACTATTGTAATGGCGACATACGCTCAAGGTCATGAAACAGAGACTCACTCGTCGGGCTCTGATGTTGAAGGCCCAGATCGCGGTGCTGCTAACCCTGCAGATACGGAACTAAGTAACTTCTTAGCAAAAGCATTTTACAATGTATCTGATTCGAATAGGATTGGCCTAACGGTAGAACATTATCAGCGTCAATATGATGAAGATGAGCTGAACTACAATGGCTACCAACTTATGCCGGGTTTTGTTTATACGGATAACTACAATGAAGACACCAACAAACGTTTCCGTGCGACTCTAGAGCAACAACTTAAACTAAACTCTTCAATTGCAGACTCTCTGGATTGGTCTCTAAGTTACCAAGATTCTAGTACTCTGAATAAAAACTACGACACGACAGGTTTTAATGGACGTCGTTTACGTGAGCGTGATGCATCTGATGTAAATATGCAGGTCGATACACAGCTGTCTAAGTTGGTTAACATTAGCGGTGCTGACCATGAGTTTACGTATGGTTTTACTTACCTACAAAATGATTTCGAATTAGACAATACTGACCATAAGTTTGACAGAGGCACTGTTACTCCAGGTAGTACAGGTATTCCTGACGCAAAAATCACGCAATGGGGTGTTTTCCTTCAAGACCAAGCGTTCTTCATGGATGACAAGCTCATCGTAACGGGCGGTCTACGTTATGACTCGTTTGTTGCTGACCCATCAACTGATGAAGGCTACACAACGGAATACGACAAGAATGAAGATGACGCATTCACTGCCAAATTAGGTTCGGTTTACCATATCAATGATAGCTTGTCTGTTTTTGGTCAGATTGGTCAAGGCTTCAAAGCTCCTTCTGTTTATGACCTTTACTACTTCTATAACCAAGGTGCTATCGTAGAGGCAAACCCTAATCTGAAAGCAGAAAGAAGCCTTTCTTATGAGCTAGGATTGCGTGGCAACAACCAATATGCCCGTTTCGAATTGAGCACGTTCTACACCGATTACACTGATTTTATCAACGAAACGAAAACAGGTGAGCAAGGAGGTAAAGATGTGTTCACGAAAGAAAATTTAGACGAAGTAACGATTTATGGTGCTGAGTTCTCGTCAACTATCAATCTTGACACTCTGTTTGACGCACCTTACGGCACTTACACTCGCCTAGCTGTTGCTTATGCGGATGGCGAAGACAAGAAGACTGGTAAGTCAATTGATTCAGTTGCACCACTAACAAGTACAATCGGATTTGGTGTTGAACGCGATAATTTCGGTTCTGCGTTAAATGTTAAAATGGTTGCGTCGAAGGATGACTGGAACTCTGACGACAACGTTGATGTATCCGGATACACAGTTGTAGACTTGACGGCTTATTACCGTCCTATGACAGATTTAACTTTGAGAGCTGGCCTATTTAACGCGTTGGATAAGAAGTACTGGTTGTACAGTGATATGTCTGGTAGCGCACACGATTCTCAATTCAACACAGATATCAAATCTCAGCCTGGTCGTAACTGGGGCTTATCTGCAAACTACGAATTTTAA
- a CDS encoding LysR family transcriptional regulator, which produces MHSPITLEALHILDAIDRRGSFAAAANEMDRAPSSLSYQIQKLEQDLDIMIFDRSGHRANFTEAGQLILEQGRVILGATERLVNEASILANGWELDLTIAFDGIIPIANFFPLVDELGKISKTRVRLQEEILAGCWESLSDGRADLLVCPKVDTIPNDLKSDVIGKMEMVWVAASNHYVHKRSGDFDQKARESYRVIAIADTARDQPALSINILEKQPRLTVTSFPAKVEALTSGLGIGTLPCSVANPLIESGVLKQITGTEPQPIDIVMAWRRNKMGDAKSWCIQHLKKTWSLK; this is translated from the coding sequence ATGCATAGCCCAATAACACTTGAAGCGTTACACATCCTAGACGCCATCGATAGACGTGGGAGTTTCGCTGCTGCGGCCAATGAAATGGACCGCGCGCCTTCATCACTCAGCTACCAAATTCAAAAGCTTGAACAAGACTTAGATATCATGATTTTTGACCGCTCTGGCCATCGAGCAAACTTTACAGAGGCAGGTCAGTTGATACTTGAACAAGGTAGGGTGATCCTTGGTGCGACAGAAAGGCTCGTCAACGAAGCCAGTATTCTAGCTAATGGATGGGAATTGGATTTAACTATCGCTTTTGATGGCATTATCCCAATTGCTAATTTCTTCCCGCTTGTCGATGAACTAGGGAAAATCAGTAAAACGCGTGTCCGTTTACAAGAGGAGATCTTAGCGGGATGTTGGGAGTCACTGTCAGATGGCCGCGCCGACCTTCTTGTTTGCCCGAAAGTCGACACCATTCCGAATGACCTGAAAAGTGACGTGATTGGTAAAATGGAAATGGTGTGGGTAGCAGCATCCAATCATTACGTTCACAAGCGTTCTGGCGATTTTGATCAAAAGGCTAGGGAAAGTTACAGGGTGATTGCAATAGCAGATACGGCACGTGACCAGCCAGCATTAAGCATCAATATATTAGAGAAGCAGCCGCGTTTAACGGTGACGAGCTTTCCGGCAAAAGTCGAAGCATTAACCAGCGGGTTAGGTATTGGCACATTACCTTGTAGTGTTGCTAATCCACTAATTGAATCTGGTGTTTTAAAGCAAATCACAGGTACTGAACCCCAGCCTATTGACATCGTTATGGCTTGGCGACGCAATAAAATGGGTGACGCCAAATCATGGTGCATCCAACACCTTAAAAAAACATGGTCACTCAAGTAA